The Littorina saxatilis isolate snail1 linkage group LG15, US_GU_Lsax_2.0, whole genome shotgun sequence genome contains a region encoding:
- the LOC138948981 gene encoding uncharacterized protein codes for MYLYLKFGNVVKIVSNVTIDDDCGPVVDGKLILDSPRHGDSAVSSKSTIDAISWFKSLPMEAVYIDCGARDARWCTKSANIPDSEPVQLRRPRLPPQPPVFNEEEEKPFMPESAKPLFPDHPGALDFNPIIDEMFERAEELIFNWDDLERKGELNKEIAKILHCYVFPAVMFSKEDIPILQECMRIVKRKHEDMEKEIVAKERMVEITEKYLSKQKEILLEIEELTTQSYLQACSKEFVEKFYIHVTKDIQSKNIKLDIIQSKINDLKRSQQDPEKLERLKRERDSDHEGVQKLLVVREAIRNHLYRPFIPQPKKKRVKLDSRTATLQSGFQTVHKQLFQDKDELKQLCYRKLHVSSMREALESSIKLLGHESPSNLGDFSEFSVYCGSREENRKQWKSMQARVDGWMSRDSELHRLHIEGCQLIKDLAEGILSDLQIASMGMDASDIELKDMQEKLSGSSPASGVGSPDDKEEDIFTKRAPMVKVLRDQVIVHTWEMAERVVNKMNFNISPGSRHINRAWVCYCPHFWKVAGEAVESIYTHYHAPQARKIQRLASSAALADIMDSNFFREFFLGRKSSDLGSYEDLGKDVSAAGGANWIPPMDAVSAASLDLQRCSLTDLYAFVNRDGARLNCQMIDMESIKCSVSSIGSCDSNDCSKKDSSKGSSSAGVSVNMDQHTAHFQHSRPSSSDSGASVHSDDLFDHDDDVPKQLNSSTTTETARSSQTLASVLGLFDSIVEPYHEKVKDVLKAEGVMEKMRLVWQSVDFLSMKTGDFCKVRGMDTLLPMSIFATASFSEDVFAKYYVQLLILTDLKPSFAMHSMYDFSLTNALATYMYLFEAKFSGAEHSNRDS; via the exons ATGTACTTGTACCTCAAGTTCGGGAACGTTGTTAAAATCGTCAGCAATGTAACCATCGACGACGATTGTGGCCCTGTGGTGGACGGAAAACTGATCCTCGACTCGCCGAGACATGGAGACTCCGCGGTATCCAGTAAGAGCACGATTGACGCCATCTCCTGGTTCAAATCCCTGCCCATGGAAGCCGTATACATTGACTGTGGGGCGCGAGACGCCAGATGGTGTACAAAGTCCGCCAACATTCCGGATTCAGAG CCCGTACAGCTACGTAGACCACGCCTACCGCCACAACCACCAGTATTCAACGAGGAGGAGGAAAAGCCCTTTATGCCAGAATCTGCCAAACCCCTGTTCCCCGATCACCCAGGCGCGCTCGACTTCAATCCAATCATTGACGAGATGTTTGAGCGTGCAGAGGAGCTCATCTTTAACTGGGATGACCTGGAGCGGAAAGGAGAGCTGAACAAAGAG attgcCAAGATTCTTCACTGCTACGTGTTCCCTGCTGTGATGTTCAGCAAGGAAGATATCCCAATTCTTCAGGAGTGTATGCGCATCGTAAAACGCAAGCATGAGGACATGGAAAAAGAAATCGTGGCGAAAGAGAGAATGGTAGAAATCACAGAAAAATACTTGAGCAAGCAAAAGGAGATACTCCTTGAGATTGAGGAGCTGACCACACAATCTTACCTCCAAGCGTGCAGCAAAGAGTTTGTCGAAAAGTTTTACATACACGTGACCAAGGACATCCAGAGCAAGAACATAAAGCTTGACATCATTCAGTCAAAAATTAACGATCTGAAAAGAAGCCAACAGGACCCTGAGAAACTGGAAAGgttgaaaagagaaagagactcaGATCACGAAGGCGTACAGAAACTTCTGGTTGTGAGAGAAGCGATACGAAACCACCTGTACCGGCCGTTCATTCCGCAGCCAAAAAAAAAGCGTGTGAAGCTGGACTCGAGAACAGCCACCTTGCAATCTGGTTTCCAGACAGTTCACAAACAGCTGTTTCAGGACAAAGACGAACTGAAACAGCTGTGCTACAGAAAACTCCATGTTTCGTCCATGCGCGAAGCCCTGGAGTCCTCCATTAAGCTGCTGGGGCACGAAAGTCCCAGCAATCTGGGCGACTTCAGCGAGTTTTCTGTGTACTGTGGTAGCAGAGAGGAGAACAGGAAACAGTGGAAGTCCATGCAAGCCAGGGTGGATGGTTGGATGTCCAGAGACAGCGAACTGCATCGATTGCACATTGAAGGTTGCCAGTTGATTAAAGATTTGGCGGAAGGGATACTGAGCGATTTGCAGATTGCCTCTATGGGTATGGATGCCTCGGATATTGAGTTGAAAGATATGCAGGAAAAACTCAGTGGTTCTTCACCGGCGTCTGGTGTCGGCAGTCCCGATGATAAAG AGGAGGACATCTTCACCAAACGGGCGCCCATGGTGAAAGTGCTGAGGGACCAGGTCATCGTACACACCTGGGAGATGGCCGAACGGGTCGTCAACAAAATGAACTTTAACATCTCGCCTGGCAGCCGCCACATCAACCGCGCCTGGGTGTGCTACTGCCCGCACTTCTGGAAGGTGGCGGGAGAGGCGGTGGAAAGCATCTACACCCATTACCACGCTCCACAGGCCAGGAAGATTCAGCGACTCGCTAGCTCTGCTGCCCTGGCCGACATCATGGACAGCAACTTTTTCCGTGAGTTCTTCTTGGGCAGGAAGTCCAGCGACTTGGGAAGTTACGAGGATCTTGGCAAGGATGTTTCCGCTGCCGGGGGGGCGAACTGGATTCCTCCGATGGACGCCGTGTCGGCCGCCAGTCTTGACCTGCAGCGGTGTTCCTTGACCGACCTTTACGCTTTTGTGAACCGCGACGGTGCGCGACTCAATTGTCAGATGATTGACATGGAGTCCATCAAGTGTTCCGTGTCCTCCATCGGGAGCTGCGACAGCAACGACTGCAGCAAGAAAGACTCCAGCAAGGGCAGCAGCAGCGCCGGTGTTAGCGTCAACATGGACCAGCACACTGCTCACTTTCAGCACAGTCGACCCAGCAGTTCTGATTCCGGTGCCAGCGTTCACTCTGACGATCTCTTCGATCACGATGATGATGTCCCCAAACAGCTCAACTCCTCAACAACCACTGAAACGGCACGCAGCAGCCAAACGCTGGCGTCGGTTCTAGGACTGTTCGACTCCATCGTGGAGCCGTACCACGAGAAGGTGAAGGACGTTCTCAAAGCCGAAGGTGTGATGGAGAAAATGCGATTAGTGTGGCAGTCTGTGGACTTTCTCAGCATGAAGACGGGTGACTTTTGTAAAGTGAGGGGTATGGATACGCTTCTGCCTATGAGTATCTTCGCCACTGCTAGCTTTTCGGAGGATGTGTTTGCGAAGTATTATGTGCAGCTGCTGATTCTGACGGACCTGAAACCGTCCTTTGCTATGCATTCCATGTACGACTTCAGCCTGACGAACGCCCTGGCCACCTACATGTACCTGTTTGAGGCCAAATTTTCTGGGGCGGAACATTCAAACAGGGATTCTTAG